In a genomic window of Gloeocapsopsis dulcis:
- a CDS encoding WYL domain-containing protein, translating into MSRKGQSITLSISERDKAELEKLARELGMMWGDRPNISKLVEAIARHQLLIAPNSDWSPERIRALTRSFQALTDTGQVEQAEIIANLLLERNEVSLPLRREIERFLENLPPAWRLEIDRYLLRHQPFQLSYQDAAGRIWNFTVRHGKINLHEKRQYLDCWCEETEGNSDIPELVHNWSLRLDRIADAAVIPVSGKWRSQLDYIEVEMHLLEGLAFAYQAKPEDKTVEWLAENQRIRRVIRQVTSSFWFLREVMQYAPDCFIVSPAAMRDRLVSKLRTLCQLYTIEIND; encoded by the coding sequence ATGAGCCGTAAAGGTCAGTCGATTACTCTATCAATTTCAGAACGGGACAAAGCTGAACTAGAGAAGCTTGCTCGCGAACTTGGTATGATGTGGGGCGATCGCCCAAATATCTCTAAACTTGTAGAAGCGATCGCCCGTCACCAATTACTAATTGCTCCCAACAGCGATTGGTCGCCAGAACGTATTCGCGCATTAACAAGGTCTTTTCAGGCTTTAACAGATACTGGACAAGTAGAACAGGCAGAAATTATTGCGAACTTACTTCTAGAACGCAATGAAGTGTCCTTACCCTTACGCCGAGAAATCGAGCGCTTTTTAGAGAATCTACCTCCAGCTTGGCGGTTAGAAATTGACCGTTACTTGCTGCGTCATCAACCATTTCAGCTTTCTTATCAAGATGCTGCAGGACGAATCTGGAACTTCACTGTTCGTCATGGCAAAATTAACTTGCATGAAAAACGCCAATACCTCGATTGTTGGTGTGAAGAAACAGAAGGCAACTCAGATATACCCGAACTCGTTCACAATTGGAGTCTGCGTTTAGATCGTATTGCAGATGCAGCGGTAATTCCTGTTTCAGGGAAGTGGCGCTCTCAGTTGGATTATATTGAAGTTGAAATGCACTTATTAGAGGGCTTAGCGTTTGCGTATCAAGCCAAACCCGAAGATAAGACTGTCGAGTGGTTAGCAGAAAACCAGCGTATAAGGCGAGTTATTAGACAAGTGACTTCTAGCTTTTGGTTTTTGCGCGAAGTCATGCAGTATGCACCTGATTGCTT
- the cas3 gene encoding type I-D CRISPR-associated helicase Cas3', with protein MSDYCITLKPVYSCPASETPRGVKLPEGWSLAWHQAATLEAIRDPNIDVIFNTAMTGDGKSLAAYLETLLTDFCAVGLYPTNELARDQETQIKGYIDKFQPYSKPRVVRLSGQELEIYAENEGLKKAAAIATRTGQAEILLTNPDILHYLHRDAYLTRGDSPDKLWNRIDKNFDLFIFDEFHVFQAPQIASVINTMLLIKNTNRRKKFLFLSATPNKQLLERLKIAGFRCKDNPIDQSKYQFPDTANECSQLETQGWRQVSREITLNFISLEPTSKASETWLKENRDRILTQFQKHPDSKGAIILNSIAAVKRLTPFFREILEPHGLVVGENTGLSGKEEKERSLQADLVLGTSTIDVGVDFKINFLIFESADAGSFIQRLGRLGRHDGYEQNGQKIAFETFTAYALTPNFLVEKLFLGDTPILEATGIYDRSFFHHQIRENYRRINDFEGYYSRWGAVQSMRICLQLGHKTIKQQYESSQKAFQTACEEVFNTNLKKVFGRSKAWEREWQQLSGNGKGNPIAEDASSFRGFSPLQCGIYDLTESNEIDRFKTYDLPGILGNLEIEVMTKEGFMQLLKETTERIGQPIPKGRFAHCLAFMKLRTYREERLNWRFTYSGKLDAIADAWKVQVLTGIEVWQPENYWIGEINKRLKKQALVSYVIRRPVAEVRSRLRLPMHFAIYPISDQYSFHDTTAPYSIAFSQSALLLDTLAYSFKSQGGEIWIAG; from the coding sequence ATGTCCGATTATTGCATTACCCTCAAGCCTGTTTACTCCTGTCCTGCTTCAGAAACACCAAGGGGTGTGAAGCTACCGGAAGGCTGGTCACTTGCCTGGCATCAAGCTGCAACATTGGAGGCAATACGAGATCCAAATATTGACGTTATCTTCAATACCGCCATGACAGGCGACGGCAAAAGTTTGGCAGCTTATCTAGAGACTCTACTGACAGATTTTTGTGCAGTTGGGCTGTATCCAACTAATGAACTTGCCCGTGACCAAGAGACTCAAATTAAGGGATACATTGATAAATTCCAGCCGTACAGCAAGCCACGTGTGGTTCGACTCAGTGGACAAGAGTTAGAAATATATGCTGAAAATGAGGGTTTAAAAAAAGCGGCAGCAATTGCTACTCGCACAGGTCAAGCTGAAATCCTGCTAACTAACCCTGATATCCTTCACTACTTGCATCGAGATGCGTATTTAACTCGTGGTGACAGTCCTGATAAGTTGTGGAACCGAATTGACAAGAATTTTGACCTATTTATTTTTGATGAATTTCATGTTTTCCAGGCTCCACAAATCGCTAGTGTGATTAACACAATGCTGTTAATCAAAAATACCAATCGCCGCAAAAAATTTCTCTTTCTATCAGCAACTCCAAATAAACAATTGCTAGAACGATTGAAAATAGCTGGATTTCGGTGTAAGGATAACCCAATTGATCAAAGTAAATACCAGTTTCCTGATACAGCTAATGAATGCTCTCAATTGGAAACACAAGGATGGCGACAGGTATCGCGGGAAATTACCTTGAATTTCATTTCCTTGGAACCAACTTCTAAGGCATCTGAAACTTGGCTGAAAGAAAACAGGGATCGCATCCTAACTCAGTTTCAAAAACATCCTGACAGCAAAGGAGCAATCATCCTTAACTCAATTGCAGCAGTAAAGCGTCTTACACCGTTTTTTCGAGAAATATTAGAGCCTCATGGCTTGGTGGTTGGCGAGAATACAGGCTTATCTGGGAAGGAAGAGAAAGAGCGATCGCTACAAGCTGACTTGGTTCTCGGCACTAGCACAATTGATGTCGGAGTTGACTTCAAGATTAATTTTCTCATCTTTGAATCAGCAGATGCAGGTAGTTTCATTCAGCGTCTAGGAAGGCTGGGACGGCATGACGGCTACGAACAGAACGGACAAAAGATTGCTTTTGAAACATTCACAGCTTACGCACTAACACCAAATTTTTTAGTAGAAAAGCTGTTCCTCGGCGACACTCCAATTCTAGAAGCTACTGGCATTTATGACCGTTCTTTTTTCCATCACCAAATTCGTGAAAACTACCGCCGAATTAATGATTTTGAAGGATACTACTCTCGCTGGGGTGCAGTTCAGTCAATGCGGATTTGCCTACAGCTAGGACATAAAACAATTAAGCAGCAATATGAAAGCAGTCAAAAGGCATTTCAAACGGCTTGTGAAGAGGTGTTTAACACTAACTTAAAAAAAGTATTTGGTCGTAGTAAAGCATGGGAAAGAGAGTGGCAGCAACTCTCAGGTAACGGTAAGGGAAATCCTATTGCCGAAGATGCTTCCAGTTTTCGAGGCTTTAGTCCTCTTCAGTGTGGTATTTATGATTTAACAGAATCGAATGAGATAGATAGGTTTAAAACTTACGATTTACCAGGAATTTTGGGCAATCTGGAAATTGAGGTGATGACTAAAGAGGGGTTTATGCAACTTCTCAAAGAAACCACTGAACGCATCGGACAACCGATTCCTAAAGGTCGATTTGCCCATTGTCTCGCCTTCATGAAGTTACGGACATATCGGGAAGAACGGCTGAATTGGCGATTTACCTATTCAGGAAAATTGGATGCGATCGCAGATGCTTGGAAGGTTCAGGTGTTGACGGGGATTGAGGTTTGGCAACCTGAGAACTATTGGATTGGTGAGATTAACAAGCGGCTGAAGAAGCAAGCTTTGGTGAGTTATGTGATTCGTCGTCCAGTGGCGGAGGTGCGATCGCGCTTGCGACTCCCCATGCACTTTGCGATTTACCCAATTAGCGACCAGTACAGTTTTCACGATACAACTGCACCCTATTCTATTGCTTTCAGCCAGTCAGCTTTACTGCTGGATACCCTTGCTTACTCATTTAAAAGTCAAGGAGGTGAGATATGGATTGCTGGATAG
- the mntA gene encoding type VII toxin-antitoxin system MntA family adenylyltransferase antitoxin, translating to MPHTTPTLEEIKVLSPQLPKKIPYLKMLSLFGSRARGDTNANSDWDFAALYDEELRKEHVGDNAWAWFEVPQLIGQLFEINSDIIDVVELNSCSWLIAHFIARDGILLYEKDPGGFEYFRLTALKSESELKKFRQDQRQLIEMDLKKWGV from the coding sequence ATGCCTCACACAACACCAACACTAGAAGAAATCAAGGTACTTTCTCCGCAACTGCCAAAGAAAATTCCTTATCTCAAAATGCTAAGTTTGTTTGGTTCTCGCGCCAGAGGTGATACCAATGCTAATAGTGATTGGGACTTTGCCGCTCTCTATGATGAAGAACTACGAAAAGAACATGTAGGTGATAATGCTTGGGCTTGGTTTGAAGTGCCTCAATTGATTGGTCAGCTTTTTGAAATTAACAGCGACATAATTGATGTTGTAGAACTAAATAGCTGTTCCTGGTTAATCGCTCACTTCATTGCTCGTGATGGAATCCTTCTTTATGAGAAAGACCCTGGAGGGTTTGAGTATTTTCGGCTAACAGCACTAAAGAGTGAATCAGAGCTTAAAAAGTTTCGTCAAGACCAACGCCAGCTAATTGAAATGGACTTGAAAAAGTGGGGTGTATGA
- a CDS encoding HepT-like ribonuclease domain-containing protein — MRNILVYQYKEIDSRIVFTAIQKALTQYPHYIQQITAYLDSLEG; from the coding sequence ATGCGAAACATTTTAGTCTATCAGTACAAAGAGATAGACAGCCGAATCGTATTTACAGCTATTCAAAAAGCTTTGACTCAATATCCACATTATATACAGCAAATTACGGCTTATCTAGATTCATTAGAGGGATAA
- the cas10d gene encoding type I-D CRISPR-associated protein Cas10d/Csc3, with the protein MAKKRKSFEQEEKQLSLFDHQDESDLTPPAPLPYKGMGEPDSPLLQGKGLGERLTEQDSDDDWLQDEDLDSDFEPSNRTIEPQSRELLTLKLLREAIQTQNPHDQVISDFAEYVLPNLLRVAIGVTAKGGKFFDELDRKNEAEGKDRVRRDNAGDQSLNTHLLNGLFPANLIEQRLEKLNTTVQRVVRERERRIVIAGFILHDFEKFPDVPADCRKLSLEQHRQIIDEKVRQLGLDRFINPDDSDAYREYLDDLLCVAYNAQRRWDTNWNFSEFGLNPVLRDRTLRALSDLTCLADSLASIIKHPQDAENTRLNELIHSLSDGQLKFTYHSIAENRGVLTNVVNNALMEAHVSLNTQNCAYYEPLLYLPTGVIYLAQRDAPSVQVEDLPERVVNKIKQFCASQLRLRQTGFGRDGKGMKYAEYYNLFFDAPDLMRVALDATLRILRTGKSSVAKSRSDNLIKFQQQNVLSADYNFEFTDDIRIDQIAEFGDLISRKIWGEQVKQIEAERKKDKKLPTIPHLDIVEEIAKFWNLSEYLLPIREIQRINESLKEHKLKGNTGGVPYEWYYLGAKYLERHPGLEDVREICQDAIAYISQLIKPTVVQYKLPDGWDDLRLWVTRVVMLPGKATSVTTSAEVFLQELSGYQLAKKPGRGRQLICSISHSPYTVTEQMESAVLFTPQVYTNKQMLGGSNAKRNISSIAGIEMMLRQILMNQTQAVGKRFEDGKYRYLYFYPTYYFTPETNKFLQKAYNGIAQTRFDTSIRNHFISKDLQANLERDRYQSVDAFLINENIESGKDRTFKLSYPEDQPLTFYFMALPPGRDGTDTESWVMPSWLAFAFPMILDVKTVVSESPIPPFNDGAEFEESVFLDSAPQAFRVLTKRDRFRLDYILEGWTEDSKEYSAPLNLLTAAYAIHLDVNARQGKSGYDSNWGRFTELAKDFETSPLYVFSYLNRWVRNQNVETARIEKIKLYAYHFYPCFDPYAKFNPEMEELIVGEESSLNHPQKLTELYRQFYRANKRYNPKANAVLKPIDIASKTILEADTSFQGEALVTVVAAEVFKLMDRVHASTAEGHWIFKNREEERQAILDFARYFVKEVFENSFAGDRARLAGRQINLIKDTCEFLYRLEDDRENRARNSDQSTDNSPNEAEE; encoded by the coding sequence ATGGCTAAGAAACGTAAAAGCTTTGAGCAGGAAGAAAAACAGTTATCGCTATTTGATCATCAAGATGAATCAGACCTAACCCCCCCAGCCCCCCTTCCCTACAAGGGAATGGGGGAGCCGGACTCCCCTCTCCTACAAGGAAAGGGGTTGGGGGAGAGGTTAACTGAGCAGGATTCAGATGATGATTGGTTGCAAGATGAGGATTTAGATTCGGACTTTGAACCCTCTAATCGCACTATCGAACCCCAGTCCCGCGAGTTACTAACCCTCAAGCTACTACGAGAGGCAATTCAGACTCAAAATCCTCACGATCAGGTGATAAGCGACTTTGCAGAGTATGTTTTACCTAATCTTCTGCGGGTGGCAATTGGCGTTACAGCAAAAGGCGGTAAGTTTTTTGATGAACTAGATCGCAAGAATGAAGCGGAAGGAAAAGATAGAGTTCGACGGGACAATGCAGGCGATCAATCACTCAATACTCACTTGCTCAATGGACTGTTTCCAGCTAATTTAATTGAGCAACGGTTAGAAAAACTTAATACCACTGTGCAGCGGGTGGTGCGAGAACGCGAACGGCGGATCGTAATTGCTGGGTTTATTCTCCATGACTTTGAGAAATTCCCCGATGTCCCTGCTGATTGTCGCAAATTATCGTTAGAACAACATCGTCAAATTATTGATGAAAAAGTGCGTCAGCTAGGTTTAGATCGCTTCATCAATCCTGATGATTCAGATGCCTACAGAGAGTATTTGGATGATTTACTTTGTGTTGCCTATAACGCTCAACGACGGTGGGATACTAACTGGAACTTTTCGGAGTTTGGACTAAACCCAGTATTACGCGATCGCACTCTCCGCGCTCTTTCCGATTTAACCTGTTTAGCTGATTCCTTAGCTTCTATCATCAAACATCCTCAGGATGCTGAAAATACAAGGCTAAATGAGTTAATTCATAGCCTGAGTGATGGACAACTAAAATTTACTTACCACAGCATTGCGGAGAACCGAGGCGTACTCACCAACGTAGTAAATAACGCTTTGATGGAGGCTCACGTCAGCCTTAATACTCAGAACTGCGCCTACTATGAACCACTGCTCTATCTACCAACTGGTGTAATCTACTTGGCACAACGGGACGCACCCTCTGTACAAGTTGAAGATTTACCAGAACGGGTTGTTAACAAGATTAAGCAATTCTGTGCCAGTCAGCTACGTCTGCGACAAACAGGCTTTGGCAGAGATGGCAAGGGGATGAAATATGCCGAGTACTACAATCTGTTTTTTGATGCTCCAGATTTAATGCGAGTTGCTCTGGATGCTACTTTACGCATTTTAAGAACTGGAAAGAGTTCGGTTGCAAAAAGCCGCAGTGATAATCTCATCAAATTTCAGCAACAGAATGTTTTATCGGCTGATTATAACTTTGAGTTTACTGACGATATTCGCATTGACCAAATTGCAGAGTTTGGAGACTTAATTAGCCGCAAAATTTGGGGAGAACAAGTAAAGCAAATCGAAGCGGAACGGAAGAAGGACAAAAAACTCCCTACAATACCCCATCTAGATATTGTCGAAGAAATTGCCAAATTCTGGAATTTGTCGGAGTACCTACTCCCTATCCGAGAAATCCAACGAATCAATGAAAGTCTGAAGGAACACAAGCTAAAGGGTAATACTGGTGGCGTTCCCTACGAATGGTATTACTTAGGCGCAAAGTATCTAGAACGTCACCCAGGACTTGAGGATGTGCGGGAGATTTGTCAGGATGCGATCGCCTACATTTCCCAACTCATTAAACCCACCGTTGTACAGTACAAACTGCCTGATGGTTGGGACGATTTGCGATTGTGGGTGACACGGGTTGTCATGCTACCCGGAAAAGCTACATCTGTCACAACATCTGCTGAAGTATTCTTACAAGAGTTATCAGGTTATCAATTAGCTAAAAAACCGGGGAGAGGACGACAGCTAATCTGTTCTATTTCTCATTCTCCTTATACGGTAACTGAGCAGATGGAGTCAGCCGTGTTATTCACCCCTCAGGTTTATACCAATAAACAAATGCTGGGAGGTTCTAACGCTAAACGCAATATTTCTAGCATTGCTGGCATTGAAATGATGCTGCGGCAAATTTTGATGAATCAAACTCAAGCAGTGGGTAAAAGATTTGAGGATGGTAAGTATCGCTATCTCTATTTCTATCCGACTTATTACTTCACGCCAGAGACTAACAAGTTTCTGCAAAAGGCGTACAATGGTATTGCTCAAACTCGCTTTGATACCAGCATCCGCAATCACTTCATTAGTAAGGATTTGCAAGCGAACTTAGAACGCGATCGCTATCAAAGTGTTGATGCTTTCCTAATTAACGAAAATATCGAATCTGGCAAAGACCGTACCTTCAAACTGTCCTATCCAGAAGACCAACCTTTGACATTTTACTTCATGGCGCTACCTCCTGGTCGAGATGGCACTGATACCGAATCTTGGGTAATGCCAAGTTGGTTAGCGTTTGCGTTTCCAATGATTCTGGATGTCAAGACGGTAGTTTCAGAGTCACCCATTCCCCCATTTAATGATGGTGCAGAGTTTGAGGAAAGTGTCTTTCTTGATAGTGCGCCACAGGCATTTAGGGTGTTGACGAAACGCGATCGCTTCCGTCTTGATTACATCCTTGAAGGATGGACGGAAGACAGTAAAGAATATTCCGCACCACTTAATCTGCTAACAGCCGCCTATGCTATTCACCTTGATGTTAATGCTAGACAGGGTAAATCTGGTTATGACTCTAACTGGGGACGTTTTACTGAACTGGCAAAGGATTTTGAAACCAGTCCACTCTATGTATTTAGCTACCTAAATCGATGGGTGCGTAACCAAAACGTTGAAACGGCACGAATTGAGAAAATAAAGCTTTATGCTTACCACTTTTACCCCTGTTTTGACCCTTATGCCAAATTTAACCCGGAAATGGAGGAATTAATTGTGGGAGAAGAATCATCTTTAAATCACCCCCAAAAGCTGACTGAACTTTATCGCCAATTCTACCGAGCAAATAAGCGATATAACCCCAAAGCAAATGCAGTATTAAAACCTATTGATATTGCATCAAAAACAATTCTTGAAGCTGACACAAGTTTTCAGGGTGAAGCCTTAGTTACTGTTGTTGCGGCTGAAGTCTTCAAGTTAATGGATCGGGTTCATGCTTCCACAGCAGAGGGACATTGGATCTTCAAGAATCGCGAAGAAGAACGACAGGCAATTTTAGACTTTGCTCGGTACTTTGTGAAGGAAGTTTTTGAAAATTCTTTTGCAGGCGATCGCGCTCGTTTAGCAGGTCGTCAAATTAACCTAATTAAAGACACTTGTGAGTTTCTATACCGACTAGAGGATGACAGAGAAAATCGCGCTAGAAATAGTGACCAATCAACTGATAACTCCCCGAATGAAGCTGAAGAATAA